The following is a genomic window from Spirosoma foliorum.
CATGGTACGGGCCTAACAGGTAGAAATTTGTCTATGGAGGATGGGCAAATTTCTCTAGAACAACTTAGGAATCCTCATGATGCAGAAGAAATTGCTAAAATAATAATTGATCTAGGGAAACAAGCTTATAAAGCTATTATTAAACGGAGGAGTACTGAACAATGGCAAGAGTATGTTTGGGCTATGCAGCTATATAAAAAACAAAATAAAAAGTATGCTATGCCATATTTGTATATTTCACCTAGCTCTAGAATATGAACAAAGCCCTTCATCCCCAATATATTACCGACGAACATGGTAAACGAGTTTCGGTAGTGCTTCCTATTCAACAATGGCAACAAGTTCTTGATGAATTAGAAGAACTGGATGACATTCGCCTTTATGATGACGTAAAAGCTCGTAATGAGCCAACAGTCTCACTAGCAGAATATCGGCAGAAACGGCAGCAGGCAAATGGCTGAATACACTATTGTTTTAACCAAAACGGTACAGAAACAATTAGATAAACTTCCCGATCAGGTAGCCGAAATGCTGTTAGACGCTATTGAAAATTTAGCTGATGATCCACGACCAGATGGATGTAAGAAATTAAAAGGACGCTCAGGTTATCGAATTCGGAAAGGAGATTATCGGATCATCTATGATATTCTTGACGATGTATTGACTGTCGAAGTGGTGGCCGTTGGGCATCGTCGACAGATTTATGAGTAAAAAGTAAACAACAATGAAAATGGACCTAAATGTATTAACCGCCCCGCTCACTGTGCAGGAAATTGAGTGGCGGGTGCAGAGCCAGACCAAA
Proteins encoded in this region:
- a CDS encoding type II toxin-antitoxin system RelE family toxin, whose translation is MAEYTIVLTKTVQKQLDKLPDQVAEMLLDAIENLADDPRPDGCKKLKGRSGYRIRKGDYRIIYDILDDVLTVEVVAVGHRRQIYE